The Nycticebus coucang isolate mNycCou1 chromosome 2, mNycCou1.pri, whole genome shotgun sequence genome includes a window with the following:
- the ZBTB7A gene encoding zinc finger and BTB domain-containing protein 7A translates to MAGGVDGPIGIPFPDHSSDILSGLNEQRTQGLLCDVVILVEGREFPTHRSVLAACSQYFKKLFTSGAVVDQQNVYEIDFVSAEALTALMDFAYTATLTVSTANVGDILSAARLLEIPAVSHVCADLLDRQILAADAGADAGQLDLVDQIDQRNLLRAKEYLEFFQTNPMNSLPPAAAANFPWSAFGASDDDLDATKEAVAAAVAAVAAGDCNGLDFYGPGPPAERPPTGDGDEGDSNPGLWPERDEDTPAGGLFPPPAAPPATTQNGHYGRGGEEEAASLSEAAPEPGDSPGFLSGAAEGEDGDGADVDGLAASALLQQMMSSVSRAGATATGDSDEESRADDKGVMDYYLKYFSGAHDGDVYPAWSPKVEKKIRAKAFQKCPICEKVIQGAGKLPRHIRTHTGEKPYECNICKVRFTRQDKLKVHMRKHTGEKPYLCQQCGAAFAHNYDLKNHMRVHTGLRPYQCDSCCKTFVRSDHLHRHLKKDGCNGVPSRRGRKPRVRGGGPDPSPGATAPPGAPAPPGSPDAQRNGQEKHFKDEDEDEDAASPDGLSQLNVAGAGGGGDGGGGPGATTDGNFTAGLA, encoded by the exons ATGGCTGGCGGCGTGGATGGCCCCATCGGGATCCCATTCCCCGACCATAGCAGCGACATCCTGAGCGGGCTAAATGAGCAGCGGACGCAGGGCCTGCTCTGTGATGTGGTGATCCTGGTGGAGGGGCGTGAGTTCCCCACGCACCGCTCTGTGCTAGCAGCCTGCAGTCAGTATTTCAAGAAGCTGTTCACGTCAGGGGCCGTGGTTGACCAGCAGAACGTGTATGAGATTGACTTTGTCAGCGCGGAGGCGCTCACTGCACTCATGGACTTTGCCTACACAGCCACGCTCACAGTCAGCACGGCCAATGTGGGTGACATCCTCAGTGCCGCCCGCCTGCTGGAGATCCCTGCTGTCAGCCATGTCTGCGCCGACCTCCTAGACCGACAGATCCTGGCTGCTGATGCGGGTGCCGATGCTGGGCAACTGGACCTTGTAGATCAGATTGATCAGCGCAACCTCCTCCGCGCCAAGGAGTACCTCGAGTTCTTCCAGACCAACCCCATGAACAGCCTGCCCCCTGCAGCTGCTGCCAACTTCCCGTGGTCTGCCTTTGGTGCGTCAGATGACGACCTGGACGCTACAAAGGAAGCCGTGGCAGCTGCTGTGGCTGCAGTGGCTGCTGGCGACTGCAATGGGTTGGACTTCTATGGGCCGGGCCCCCCAGCTGAGCGGCCCCCAACAGGGGATGGGGATGAGGGTGACAGCAACCCAGGCCTGTGGCCGGAACGGGACGAGGACACCCCTGCTGGGGGTCTCTTTCCGCCACCAGCGGCCCCGCCTGCCACCACACAGAATGGCCACTATGGCCGGGGCGGGGAGGAGGAGGCGGCCTCACTGTCAGAGGCGGCCCCAGAACCGGGCGACTCACCAGGCTTTCTGTCAGGAGCAGCAGAGGGTGAGGATGGGGACGGGGCCGATGTGGATGGGCTGGCCGCCAGCGCACTGCTTCAGCAGATGATGTCATCAGTGAGCCGGGCAGGGGCCACGGCAACGGGGGACAGCGATGAGGAGTCACGGGCAGATGACAAGGGCGTCATGGACTATTACCTGAAGTACTTCAGCGGCGCCCATGATGGTGATGTCTACCCAGCCTGGTCGCCGAAGGTGGAAAAGAAGATCCGTGCCAAGGCCTTCCAGAAGTGCCCCATCTGTGAGAAGGTCATCCAGGGCGCCGGCAAGCTGCCACGCCACATCCGGACCCACACAGGAGAGAAGCCGTATGAATGCAACATCTGCAAAGTCCGCTTCACCAG GCAGGACAAGCTCAAAGTGCACATGAGGAAGCACACTGGCGAGAAGCCGTACCTGTGCCAGCAGTGCGGTGCCGCCTTCGCGCACAACTATGACCTGAAGAACCACATGCGCGTGCACACAGGCCTGCGCCCCTACCAGTGCGACAGCTGCTGCAAGACCTTCGTCCGCTCTGATCACCTGCACAGACACCTCAAGAAAGACGGCTGCAATGGCGTACCCTCGCGCCGTGGCCGCAAGCCCCGCGTTCGGGGTGGGGGACCTGACCCCAGCCCAGGGGCCACCGCACCACCCGGTGCCCCTGCCCCTCCCGGCTCCCCTGATGCCCAGCGCAACGGCCAGGAGAAGCACTTTAAGGACGAGGACGAGGACGAGGATGCGGCCAGCCCCGATGGCTTGAGCCAGTTGAATGTAGCGGGCGctggtggtggaggtgatggtggaGGGGGCCCCGGGGCCACCACCGACGGTAACTTCACAGCCGGACTCGCCTag